One Helicoverpa armigera isolate CAAS_96S chromosome 1, ASM3070526v1, whole genome shotgun sequence genomic window carries:
- the LOC110377794 gene encoding uncharacterized protein LOC110377794 → HENHQPLVISHVPRVREERKAAQLATRQPTSRGFASDVPQAQAGLQRLHDCKTHCLQVSNLAPISKKLGAGPTGKSGAGSYGKSGAGGFGKSSSSGFGKSPVSSKSSSSTPKLPSGLGSGSSGKSSGFGASSSKNYGLSSFSSPKSKSNKTGFGIIWIPTRKNKKKDVVYSGTNDTYPKGKYERSPSMYRYMSGDSPDFQPHKKKEEETDLLMPDRTKVPIASIAAAGTAVGASDVPSDSTGNAEEKQEFIRHDSKEDGKEGAGDTNNKEFKSDIKDDYLDNEKVANKSEKPDKDAEKFGDKVDSVYLRPPPPHKARSTASTVEEEDCGIKCLYYTIQCCDCVLM, encoded by the exons CATGAAAACCACCAGCCTCTTGTCATCTCGCATGTGCCACGCGTACGCGAGGAACGGAAGGCGGCGCAGCTCGCGACCCGACAACCCACGTCGCGCGGCTTCGCAAGCGACGTTCCACAGGCGCAGGCTGGTCTTCAGCGGCTCCATGACTGTAAAACGCACTGCCTCCAG GTCAGCAACCTGGCACCGATAAGTAAGAAGCTTGGAGCCGGTCCTACAGGTAAAAGTGGGGCCGGTTCTTATGGAAAAAGTGGAGCTGGAGGTTTCGGCAAAAGCAGTTCCAGCGGATTTGGCAAGTCTCCAGTCAGTAGCAAATCATCTAGTTCAACACCAAAACTTCCAAGTGGACTTGGTTCTGGTTCTAGTGGAAAGTCATCCGGTTTTGGAGCCAGCTCATCGAAAAACTACGGCTTGTCATCGTTTAGTTCAcccaaaagtaaaagtaataaaactggCTTTGGAATAATATGGATACCTActagaaaaaataagaaaaaagatGTCGTTTACAGTGGAACCAATGACACATACCCGAAAGGAAAATACGAAAGATCGCCATCAATGTATAGATA TATGTCTGGAGATTCACCTGATTTCCAACCACACAAGAAGAAAGAAGAGGAGACAGATTTACTAATGCCAGATCGGACTAAAGTACCTATTGCAAGTATAGCAGCAGCTGGAACAGCAGTGGGTGCTTCTGACGTACCATCTGACAGTACAGGGAATGCTGAAGAAAAACAGGAGTTTATAAGACATGACAGCAAAGAAGATGGTAAG GAAGGGGCTGGAGACACAAACAACAAAGAGTTCAAGAGCGACATAAAGGATGACTATCTTGACAATGAAAAAGTAGCAAACAAATCTGAAAAGCCAGATAAAGATGCTGAGAAATTTGGAGATAAGGTTGACAGTGTGTATTTAAGACCTCCGCCTCCGCACAAAGCCAGGTCAACTGCATCCACGGTTGAGGAAGAAGATTGCGGCATCAAGTGTCTGTACTACACAATCCAGTGTTGTGACTGTGTCCTCATGTAA